A single region of the Eleginops maclovinus isolate JMC-PN-2008 ecotype Puerto Natales chromosome 16, JC_Emac_rtc_rv5, whole genome shotgun sequence genome encodes:
- the cyth1a gene encoding cytohesin-1a isoform X1: protein MGSVSELCVSSLQTFLCPAVKPLQQAPVPDDLTPEEQQELENIRRRKQELLEDIQRLKDEIAEVTSEIENLGSTEERKNMQRNKQVAMGRKKFNMDPKKGIQFLIENDLLKNTSDDIAQFLYKGEGLNKTAIGDYLGERDDFNIEVLHAFVELHEFTDLNLVQALRQFLWSFRLPGEAQKIDRMMEAFAQRYCQCNPGVFQSTDTCYILSFAIIMLNTSLHNPNVKDKPTVERFISMNRGINEGGDLPEDLLRNLYDSIKNEPFKIPEDDGNDLTHTFFNPDREGWLLKLGGRVKTWKRRWFILTDNCLYYFEYTTDKEPRGIIPLENLSIKEVEDKKPNCFELFIPDNKDQVIKACKTEADGRVVEGNHTFYRISAPTAEEKDEWMNSIKAAISRDPFYEMLAARKKKVSSMKRH from the exons TGCCGGACGACCTCACCCccgaggagcagcaggagctcGAGAATATCCGCCGGCGCaagcaggagctgctggaggacatTCAG CGGCTGAAGGATGAGATAGCAGAAGTGACGAGTGAGATCGAGAACCTGGGTTCCACCGAGGAGAG GAAAAATATGCAAAGGAATAAACAGGTGGCCATGGGCCGTAAGAAATTCAACATGGACCCCAAAAAG GGGATCCAGTTCCTGATTGAGAACGACCTGCTGAAGAACACCAGCGACGACATTGCTCAGTTCCTCTACAAAGGCGAGGGCCTCAACAAGACAGCCATCGGGGATTACCTCGGAGAGAG AGATGACTTCAATATCGAAGTCCTTCATGCCTTTGTGGAGCTTCATGAGTTCACAGACCTGAACCTGGTCCAGGCCCTGAG ACAGTTCCTGTGGAGTTTTCGGCTACCGGGAGAAGCTCAGAAGATCGATCGCATGATGGAGGCTTTCGCTCAGCGCTACTGCCAATGCAACCCTGGCGTTTTCCAGTCCACAG acaCCTGTTACATCTTGTCGTTTGCCATCATCATGCTCAACACCAGCCTTCACAACCCCAACGTGAAGGACAAGCCCACTGTGGAGCGATTCATCTCCATGAACAGGGGAATCAACGAAGGGGGAGACCTTCCTGAAGACCTGCTCCGG AATCTGTACGACAGCATCAAGAACGAGCCTTTCAAAATCCCAGAGGACGACGGAaatgacctcacacacactttcttcaACCCAGACAGAGAGGGCTGGCTGCTAAAACTGG GAGGACGTGTTAAAACCTGGAAGAGAAGGTGGTTCATCCTCACAGACAACTGTCTGTACTACTTTGAGTACACCACA gACAAAGAGCCCAGAGGAATCATCCCACTGGAGAACCTGAGCATCAAGGAGGTGGAGGATAAGAAGCCT AACTGCTTTGAGCTTTTCATCCCAGACAACAAGGACCAGGTTATAAAAGCCTGCAAGACTGAGGCCGACGGACGCGTTGTGGAGGGCAACCACACCTTCTACCGTATCTCCGCCCCCACAGCGGAGGAAAAGGACGAATGGATGAACAGCATCAA AGCTGCCATCAGCAGGGACCCATTCTACGAGATGCTGGCAGCCAGGAAGAAGAAGGTGTCGTCCATGAAGAGGCACTAG
- the cyth1a gene encoding cytohesin-1a isoform X4, translating to MQRNKQVAMGRKKFNMDPKKGIQFLIENDLLKNTSDDIAQFLYKGEGLNKTAIGDYLGERDDFNIEVLHAFVELHEFTDLNLVQALRQFLWSFRLPGEAQKIDRMMEAFAQRYCQCNPGVFQSTDTCYILSFAIIMLNTSLHNPNVKDKPTVERFISMNRGINEGGDLPEDLLRNLYDSIKNEPFKIPEDDGNDLTHTFFNPDREGWLLKLGGGRVKTWKRRWFILTDNCLYYFEYTTDKEPRGIIPLENLSIKEVEDKKPNCFELFIPDNKDQVIKACKTEADGRVVEGNHTFYRISAPTAEEKDEWMNSIKAAISRDPFYEMLAARKKKVSSMKRH from the exons ATGCAAAGGAATAAACAGGTGGCCATGGGCCGTAAGAAATTCAACATGGACCCCAAAAAG GGGATCCAGTTCCTGATTGAGAACGACCTGCTGAAGAACACCAGCGACGACATTGCTCAGTTCCTCTACAAAGGCGAGGGCCTCAACAAGACAGCCATCGGGGATTACCTCGGAGAGAG AGATGACTTCAATATCGAAGTCCTTCATGCCTTTGTGGAGCTTCATGAGTTCACAGACCTGAACCTGGTCCAGGCCCTGAG ACAGTTCCTGTGGAGTTTTCGGCTACCGGGAGAAGCTCAGAAGATCGATCGCATGATGGAGGCTTTCGCTCAGCGCTACTGCCAATGCAACCCTGGCGTTTTCCAGTCCACAG acaCCTGTTACATCTTGTCGTTTGCCATCATCATGCTCAACACCAGCCTTCACAACCCCAACGTGAAGGACAAGCCCACTGTGGAGCGATTCATCTCCATGAACAGGGGAATCAACGAAGGGGGAGACCTTCCTGAAGACCTGCTCCGG AATCTGTACGACAGCATCAAGAACGAGCCTTTCAAAATCCCAGAGGACGACGGAaatgacctcacacacactttcttcaACCCAGACAGAGAGGGCTGGCTGCTAAAACTGGG AGGAGGACGTGTTAAAACCTGGAAGAGAAGGTGGTTCATCCTCACAGACAACTGTCTGTACTACTTTGAGTACACCACA gACAAAGAGCCCAGAGGAATCATCCCACTGGAGAACCTGAGCATCAAGGAGGTGGAGGATAAGAAGCCT AACTGCTTTGAGCTTTTCATCCCAGACAACAAGGACCAGGTTATAAAAGCCTGCAAGACTGAGGCCGACGGACGCGTTGTGGAGGGCAACCACACCTTCTACCGTATCTCCGCCCCCACAGCGGAGGAAAAGGACGAATGGATGAACAGCATCAA AGCTGCCATCAGCAGGGACCCATTCTACGAGATGCTGGCAGCCAGGAAGAAGAAGGTGTCGTCCATGAAGAGGCACTAG
- the socs3a gene encoding suppressor of cytokine signaling 3a → MVTYSKFDSAMSSSLLDSSMRLPQRFKTFTSKTQYQMVLSTLHKLQESGFYWGAITGKEANAMLVAETTGTFLIRDSSDNRHLYALSVKTASGTKNLRIQCDSSSFYLQTDPKNIQSVPHFDCVLKLIHFYMPQSKVNARSGNMYYIYSGGEKIPLELIKPLSCNLSTLQHLCRKTVNGHLDISSKRDQLPHPIREFLQEYEAPI, encoded by the coding sequence ATGGTAACTTACAGCAAGTTTGACTCCGCAATGAGCAGCAGCCTCTTGGACTCCAGCATGCGGCTGCCTCAGCGTTTTAAGACTTTCACTTCCAAAACACAGTATCAGATGGTCCTCTCCACACTTCACAAGCTGCAGGAGAGTGGCTTCTATTGGGGGGCCATCACTGGGAAGGAGGCCAATGCCATGCTTGTGGCCGAGACCACTGGCACATTCCTCATCAGAGACAGCTCCGACAACAGGCACCTGTACGCCCTCAGTGTCAAGACGGCGTCAGGCACTAAGAACCTTCGGATCCAATGTGACTCTTCCTCTTTCTACCTACAAACAGACCCTAAGAACATTCAATCTGTTCCACACTTTGACTGTGTCCTCAAGCTGATCCATTTCTATATGCCGCAGAGCAAAGTGAATGCTCGCAGTGGGAATATGTACTACATTTACTCTGGAGGTGAGAAGATTCCTCTGGAGCTCATCAAACCTCTCTCCTGCAACTTATCCACCTTGCAGCACTTGTGCAGGAAAACTGTCAATGGACATTTGGACATTTCTTCTAAAAGAGACCAACTTCCTCATCCCATTAGGGAGTTCCTCCAGGAATATGAGGCTCCTATCTAG
- the cyth1a gene encoding cytohesin-1a isoform X3 — translation MEGENHVPDDLTPEEQQELENIRRRKQELLEDIQRLKDEIAEVTSEIENLGSTEERKNMQRNKQVAMGRKKFNMDPKKGIQFLIENDLLKNTSDDIAQFLYKGEGLNKTAIGDYLGERDDFNIEVLHAFVELHEFTDLNLVQALRQFLWSFRLPGEAQKIDRMMEAFAQRYCQCNPGVFQSTDTCYILSFAIIMLNTSLHNPNVKDKPTVERFISMNRGINEGGDLPEDLLRNLYDSIKNEPFKIPEDDGNDLTHTFFNPDREGWLLKLGGGRVKTWKRRWFILTDNCLYYFEYTTDKEPRGIIPLENLSIKEVEDKKPNCFELFIPDNKDQVIKACKTEADGRVVEGNHTFYRISAPTAEEKDEWMNSIKAAISRDPFYEMLAARKKKVSSMKRH, via the exons TGCCGGACGACCTCACCCccgaggagcagcaggagctcGAGAATATCCGCCGGCGCaagcaggagctgctggaggacatTCAG CGGCTGAAGGATGAGATAGCAGAAGTGACGAGTGAGATCGAGAACCTGGGTTCCACCGAGGAGAG GAAAAATATGCAAAGGAATAAACAGGTGGCCATGGGCCGTAAGAAATTCAACATGGACCCCAAAAAG GGGATCCAGTTCCTGATTGAGAACGACCTGCTGAAGAACACCAGCGACGACATTGCTCAGTTCCTCTACAAAGGCGAGGGCCTCAACAAGACAGCCATCGGGGATTACCTCGGAGAGAG AGATGACTTCAATATCGAAGTCCTTCATGCCTTTGTGGAGCTTCATGAGTTCACAGACCTGAACCTGGTCCAGGCCCTGAG ACAGTTCCTGTGGAGTTTTCGGCTACCGGGAGAAGCTCAGAAGATCGATCGCATGATGGAGGCTTTCGCTCAGCGCTACTGCCAATGCAACCCTGGCGTTTTCCAGTCCACAG acaCCTGTTACATCTTGTCGTTTGCCATCATCATGCTCAACACCAGCCTTCACAACCCCAACGTGAAGGACAAGCCCACTGTGGAGCGATTCATCTCCATGAACAGGGGAATCAACGAAGGGGGAGACCTTCCTGAAGACCTGCTCCGG AATCTGTACGACAGCATCAAGAACGAGCCTTTCAAAATCCCAGAGGACGACGGAaatgacctcacacacactttcttcaACCCAGACAGAGAGGGCTGGCTGCTAAAACTGGG AGGAGGACGTGTTAAAACCTGGAAGAGAAGGTGGTTCATCCTCACAGACAACTGTCTGTACTACTTTGAGTACACCACA gACAAAGAGCCCAGAGGAATCATCCCACTGGAGAACCTGAGCATCAAGGAGGTGGAGGATAAGAAGCCT AACTGCTTTGAGCTTTTCATCCCAGACAACAAGGACCAGGTTATAAAAGCCTGCAAGACTGAGGCCGACGGACGCGTTGTGGAGGGCAACCACACCTTCTACCGTATCTCCGCCCCCACAGCGGAGGAAAAGGACGAATGGATGAACAGCATCAA AGCTGCCATCAGCAGGGACCCATTCTACGAGATGCTGGCAGCCAGGAAGAAGAAGGTGTCGTCCATGAAGAGGCACTAG
- the cyth1a gene encoding cytohesin-1a isoform X2: MVLKSEDGVVPDDLTPEEQQELENIRRRKQELLEDIQRLKDEIAEVTSEIENLGSTEERKNMQRNKQVAMGRKKFNMDPKKGIQFLIENDLLKNTSDDIAQFLYKGEGLNKTAIGDYLGERDDFNIEVLHAFVELHEFTDLNLVQALRQFLWSFRLPGEAQKIDRMMEAFAQRYCQCNPGVFQSTDTCYILSFAIIMLNTSLHNPNVKDKPTVERFISMNRGINEGGDLPEDLLRNLYDSIKNEPFKIPEDDGNDLTHTFFNPDREGWLLKLGGGRVKTWKRRWFILTDNCLYYFEYTTDKEPRGIIPLENLSIKEVEDKKPNCFELFIPDNKDQVIKACKTEADGRVVEGNHTFYRISAPTAEEKDEWMNSIKAAISRDPFYEMLAARKKKVSSMKRH, translated from the exons TGCCGGACGACCTCACCCccgaggagcagcaggagctcGAGAATATCCGCCGGCGCaagcaggagctgctggaggacatTCAG CGGCTGAAGGATGAGATAGCAGAAGTGACGAGTGAGATCGAGAACCTGGGTTCCACCGAGGAGAG GAAAAATATGCAAAGGAATAAACAGGTGGCCATGGGCCGTAAGAAATTCAACATGGACCCCAAAAAG GGGATCCAGTTCCTGATTGAGAACGACCTGCTGAAGAACACCAGCGACGACATTGCTCAGTTCCTCTACAAAGGCGAGGGCCTCAACAAGACAGCCATCGGGGATTACCTCGGAGAGAG AGATGACTTCAATATCGAAGTCCTTCATGCCTTTGTGGAGCTTCATGAGTTCACAGACCTGAACCTGGTCCAGGCCCTGAG ACAGTTCCTGTGGAGTTTTCGGCTACCGGGAGAAGCTCAGAAGATCGATCGCATGATGGAGGCTTTCGCTCAGCGCTACTGCCAATGCAACCCTGGCGTTTTCCAGTCCACAG acaCCTGTTACATCTTGTCGTTTGCCATCATCATGCTCAACACCAGCCTTCACAACCCCAACGTGAAGGACAAGCCCACTGTGGAGCGATTCATCTCCATGAACAGGGGAATCAACGAAGGGGGAGACCTTCCTGAAGACCTGCTCCGG AATCTGTACGACAGCATCAAGAACGAGCCTTTCAAAATCCCAGAGGACGACGGAaatgacctcacacacactttcttcaACCCAGACAGAGAGGGCTGGCTGCTAAAACTGGG AGGAGGACGTGTTAAAACCTGGAAGAGAAGGTGGTTCATCCTCACAGACAACTGTCTGTACTACTTTGAGTACACCACA gACAAAGAGCCCAGAGGAATCATCCCACTGGAGAACCTGAGCATCAAGGAGGTGGAGGATAAGAAGCCT AACTGCTTTGAGCTTTTCATCCCAGACAACAAGGACCAGGTTATAAAAGCCTGCAAGACTGAGGCCGACGGACGCGTTGTGGAGGGCAACCACACCTTCTACCGTATCTCCGCCCCCACAGCGGAGGAAAAGGACGAATGGATGAACAGCATCAA AGCTGCCATCAGCAGGGACCCATTCTACGAGATGCTGGCAGCCAGGAAGAAGAAGGTGTCGTCCATGAAGAGGCACTAG